In Carassius auratus strain Wakin unplaced genomic scaffold, ASM336829v1 scaf_tig00023173, whole genome shotgun sequence, the sequence acttgacatgtaTACAATTGATGTAGTACATTGATATTTTTGCGTGCATCTATTAATCATTTTGAGTCTAATTTCATCCCATAAGTGAGTGAAGTGCCACGATGTTCAAAGCTTGTAGTGTGTGAATGTTTAATATATGAGGGAAGATAATCTGCAAAGATTTTCCTTATGTGTGATGCAACCACATTTCAAAAACGGTTATGTTTTTAAAActcctgtagtgtgagccaggcTTAACACTATAAGGATCTGTCATTCATGTTATCTTTTAGCCAACAAcccagtgacaaaaaaaaatatgtaagttCAAATAAAAGCACCAAAATTTGACTGGACAATGTGTAATGATTCGAAACTTTTATAGAAACACAaactcacctgtgtgtgtgaatACTGGTTTTGAAATTGGCTCTCCTGCCAATAGCAATGATTCTGGAGCTCACTAACAGTCTGCTGTGTGTCTCTGAGCATCTTGGAAACAGTGCTTAACTGGGAGGACACCCCTTCCTTTTCCTCAATTGCCTGTTGCAACTAGTAGATATACAAGGATAATAATACTTGAACAAATATAAAGGAAAACAAATtcacaacaataaatattacttttttgctTTACAGAGGGAACATTTGGATGCATACCTTGATGTTTATTTGTTGGAGGCTAAAATCCCGTTGCTGAATCTCTCGCTGGCAGTCCTGCAGATGGCTATGCAACTGGACCCAGTGTTCTGGAGACATATCTTTACCCTGTAAAGCCATGAATTCCTGAAGATACAgataaatgtaacaatatttttgtaaaacagGAAAAGTGTTTTTGAGTGCAGGGACCAAATTACCCAAAATCtccctgaaaatgaaaatgtttctgcATCATCATTCACCTACTTAAACTATGCCCTAAATTATATACcctttttgtaaagaaaaaagtacATACGTTTGAATGTGTAGCAGAATTGTAAGCAAGTTTTGGGACGTAATACCCAcataataactgcatattcaaTGGATCACTTAAGTTAATTGTATATATCTACTGTAGGTATTTAGCACTAACCAGGATATGGTATTTCTCTCTCACCATTGTCTTTTTTTCTACCACTTTGCTGGATTGCCACTTGTGATGTTGTAGCTGGTCCTGAATTCTCTGAATCTGATAACTGGAATTTCTGCAGATCTCTTCTTTTTCCAGGACCAATTTACAGATCTCTTCTTCCTTTAATGATTTTTCATTGATAACTTTAAGCAACTCTTGTTTGGTCAAATCGTAATCCTCTTGAAGTTTCTTGTATAGTTCATCCAGTTTCTGCACTTGTGACCGAGCAGCAAGCATGACTTGTTCCTTCTCAGTTTGTGTTTCCTGGAGTTGTGTGATCTCTGAGGTTAATCGCTCTATTTGACAGGTTAATTGTGAAACTGTGTTTTCAAGTTCTGATGCACTACCTTGCAAGTGCAGACACTTTTCTTTCTCCTGCATCAATAAATAATCCTTTTCATTAATGATGTTGATGAGATGGTTATTGTTTTCTTGTAAGCTTTTGAACTCTCCTTGAAATGTATCAATTTCATTCACTTCTAATTTCAGTCTTGCTTCACATGATTCTGATTGTGCCATTAACGTCTTTTTAACCAGAGAAAACTCTTTATCTTTATTTAACAGTAACCTATCTTTTTCTTGCAAAGCAGTCTGCAAATTCTGAACTTCTTCATGTAGCTCAGAGATCACTGTTATTTTCTGGGTGATTTGGCTTTCACTTTCCAACAGTTTGACTTGCATCTTATTTACAGACATCTCCTGTGCCCGGAAAACTACCTCTTTCCCTTGCAGAGTAAGTTGTAAAGCTTCAAGTTGAGAGTGTTTGGATTCTAACTGTTCTGCCAAAGATGCCAGTTCGACACTTTTATTTTCCAATTACTTTCGTAGGGATGTGGTCATCTCTTGTTGTCTAAATATTTCTGCCATTGAATTCCTCAATTCAGATTTAATTATAGTGTTTTGTCCATTTATTGCCTGGGCATTATCTTGATATTCCACAACCTCTATTTGTTTCTGTCTGAGCACCTCTTTTAATCTTACATTTTCTGCTAAATGCTCCTCcaaattaccttttaaatgtGCATTGTCAGATTCAAGCTTCACAATATTTTCATTCATAATACCAAGCTGACTAGTTAGTGACAGCACAGACTCATTTCTTCTGTACAATTCATCTGAGTGATTCTGACATTCAAGATTTTTCTctcttaaagcactttctttCATTTCTGAAGTCTGGTTCAGTCTGGAATACTCCATTTTCAGAGAACTCATCTCTTGTTGAAGGATAAAAACAAGTTCTTGTTCATGACTAAGTTCGTTTTGTAGCAAACAACATGAATTTGATTCTTTCTGCATCAGTGTGTCTTTCTCTGTCAGACCTGATTTATAATTATTACCTTGTTCTCGAAGAATAGAAAGACTATCTTGTAATTGCTTGAGTTGGTGCTGATAAGCTTCCATTTGAGTACTTTGATCTGTTAAGgtcttttctttttcaaaaacaatatgtTTGTACTGAAGGACTTGAGAAGTGGTGGATTCAAGTTCTCTCCTAAGATGATCTACTTCCTCTTTGGACTCCTTGAGGCATTTAGAGAGGGCTGCACATTCTAAAGACTTTTCTAGCAAGGTCTCAGCTCCAGACTGCAGTTTCTTTTCTATATTTTTGTGCTCCTCTACTTGCAAAATCAAATCTTCCTTTTGTTTAAGCAAGCATTCTATGATTTTACAGTTTTCCACAACTTGTGTTTCAAAAGTCAAGATTTTGTTTTGTAGAATCTCCCTCTCCTTGGTTGTTTCTGTGAGTGACTTCatctgttcatttgtttgtttctggAGGTACTTATTCTGTTCATCAAGACTAGCAATTTTAGAAGCATgtgtttcattttctttaaatgtttttgcaacCTTGTTATTCATTTCAGAAACAACTTGGGCTAGTGTAAGCACTTCTTTTTGTTTCTCTTCAAACATTTCTTGTAATTGTTGATGTTGCCTGCTCAGTGTCTCATGGAGTCTAACAATGCCatctttttctaaaataatattagcCAATGACTGTTTGTTTTGCTCAAGTTCTTTATTCAGTTCATTTCCTTTGAGTGTTAGCTCTTCATTATCTATTTGCAAGTTTTCTATTGTTTTAACACTTTCTGAAAGCTGCTGTTCAACTTCAGATATCTTGCTTgccagtcttttcttttcttctgaaaCATCAGACAGGGACTGGATGCTAGCCTCAATTTCCCTCTTCAATTGACAATTATCATTAGTGAGACTTTCATCTTTTAAAATCAAGTTGCAATTCTGATCTTGCATAGCTTGCATTTGCTCCTTAGCATTATCCAGGTGCTGCCTTTGTCTTGCAAGCTCTTCCAAAGTCTGCACGAGCGATTCCTTCAGTTTCTGATTGTTATTATTCACAGATTGAATACTCTCAATTTTATCAGACAAGTCTTTCTCAAGGTTTTCTTTGGCTTCATTTAGAATCTTAAGTTCTTTGTTAAGTCTATCTCTCTCAGCTACTGTCTCCTCTTGAACAATCTTCAGCTTATGTTCCAATACAGATATTATCTTTGACTTATCTTGGACATCTTTCTTAAGCTGTTCTTGACATTCAACCTTGTCCTCAAGTTTTCTAGTGAACATTAAAAGCTCACTTTTATATTTGCTTACTTCATCAAGCAACTTATTATGTTCATGCAGGAAAGAGTCTTTTTCATGCACTTGTTCTCTATCCAATAGCTGTTCTTTGAGATTCATATTCAGCTTCTGTATTTCCATGCGGAGATCCTGAATTGTTTTCTTGTCCTCTTCTGTTTGCTTGGTTAAGTCTTTAATGTCATTAGTCTTTAATTCAAAAATTTTTTTAGATACTTTTAGATCAGTTTCAGTTCTCTTCAACTGTTCAATCAGCTGAGGTATTAGGGCATTAAAGAACTGTTGGTCAGAAAGCTGTGGGTCTCTAAAGATTTGAACATCCTGTTCAATTTTACTCAGCACATTCTCTTTGATCTTCATTTCCTGTTTTAGTTCATGAATTTGCTCTGAATATTCTGCTGCACTGGATGTTAGTGCCAATATATCTTTGTCCTTATCAGTGATGACATCTTGAAGTCTATCGATTTCACGCTCACAGCTCTGCAAGTCATGAACCAGTTGTGCTCTTTCTTCTAGATGAGCAGCGTTCAGTCTATCGAGATCATCATTTGTTTGAACCAGATCATTCTGCAATGATTCTATAGTTGTCTCTTGCTTCTGCATCTGAAACAAGAAAATGGAATGTAAAGacatcttaaataaataatacattttgttgaaATGCAATTGGGATAAAAAATGTGACATGGGAGCCAGTGAACAATCAGGTCTATAAGATGTTACCTTATCTTTCAGCACACTGAGTCTAAGTGTCAGTTCTGCAACGGTTGCTTTCATGTCTGAGTTTTCCTTCTCAAAGGTGCTGCATGTCTTTATAACTTCAGCCAGCTGCATGGGAAGGTAGTATCAATTACTCATATGTGATTGAATAAATCACATATACTGTCTGCCATTTTCTTAAATGTGCGACACTGTTCTTGATTCCTGGGTCTGGActaaacagtttaaaaaactaAAGTGGACACTAAATGCAAAAAGCTctaaaatgcttttgaaaaatgaaaaataacataaccacaatatttattacattatttacattcgCTTGAGTGGTGAAGAGGTGTTACATTACAACACAGGCACAAATTTTAGGCACAGGCACAATTTGaaaattgaatgtgaaattattgcaatataaatgtatatttaaaaactttaatgttacgTGGGTTTAATCGTGATTCATTTCAGAAAAAATGTGAGATTAACTGGTTCATTTTTtttatcgattgacagcacttAATTATAAGTATGAACtatcacattaaataaaatctattaatttatCCGTCTAATCATGTCTAAAAAATCTAGCAATTATGTCTAACAAATACATGTATCGctccacccctaatatatatatatatatatatatatatatatatatatatatatatatatatatatatatatatatatatatataaaataatgtaacaattaattttatgtaattaGGTAAGAAAAattttgaaacatattttcagataatattttcttatatttgctTTTTGCTTTAGTACAGTGTAAATATAAAGGCCTAAGGAACATTTTTCACTCCACAGAACACAAATATGGACTTGATACTGTAGCTTGTCAGATTATGCTATTATGCTATTATTACTGCTTCACCTCAGGGTACTATTGCTTTCCTTCACCACTGTAGAACTGGGCCAGAAATGGATTATTAATATTACACTTGACATTAGTTTTACATCCAAAGTGGTCAGTGTGGTCAgtgcttctctctcacacacaagaCATTTAAGGGGCAACGGACTATCAATAAAATAGGTTAGGAAAGCTGCACATACGCAGTAATTCACATTAACTGCATAGCAATGGTGCAATTACTTGATCTAAAATGATGCTTTGTATTTAGTATCAGAGGCTCGGTTGTTAGTATGATGCGACAGTAGTTGTTTCATGTCATGGCTGCACTGCCACATTgggtgtgctttttttcagttatgGCACTTCTCCTTAtatgttttgttcatttaatttattttaaaaaccaatAATTAAGCAGGAAAAGTAATAATGCACCAATTACAACAAAGAATCACAAGCTTCACACAACAGCATGAAACACAGTTAAAGGGGAAGCTTGTGGACAAGTCGTAATATGCAAAAAGCCCTGAGCAAAAAGTAAGCATACACTGTATACATGctcatatatatagtatatattattatagaatgATAATCtttacatttcagcctttaaaccatTTTGTTAAGAAACAGTTTGaactattacattaaaaaaatataatattaaaatatattactctCTTAATGGTTTAGATTTTTGTAATGCATTATCTTCTTGTTGAGTAGGCTTGCTGCGATAGACAGTGTTGGTGATGACACCGGTGTTAAACCGCAAAATTGGTGACGTCACTTGCCCACCGCGGCTCCGTCCCccaccattgttttttttttttttttatgatgaaactCATTTAGTTAAGTTAGAGGATACTACAATTAAAACTGAATGCAACTGCTCAGTGCAGCACTCAAAAGACAGTCACGCATCACAGATCAGATTTCATTTATCACGTGAGCTGAGTGAGTCGAGCTGACTGACAGAAgagtgaggtaaaaaaaaaaaaaaacagataagacTATAGTGGAAGagtttcaaaatgaaaatgtacaagcgcctgttttaaaaatagtttggattttgaaaagcctgTTTACTTATGCCATTAATCTAAGTGATCCTGGAACTTTTTTAAACATTCGTTTCTCATTTATTTGGTTCCACGGTTattgctgatttttattttatttgaactttttcttctttattattttacatgattGTTTATGCCGTCTGTGACTCCAAACATTCTTATTCGTTTTGATAATTAATGTTCTACGTTTCATAATTAAATATTcttcattttttattgatttttagttTTGTACCTATACCTATTTAAACTGTGTAAGTtatttgtacttttatattaGGGATCTAGCAtggtgtattttatttgttttgttaataaaaattcTATGTTCTacgttgtattttgttgttgtttgaattgaattaaagcaGTTGATGCCAAATTGCCGCTAAAAGTTAAAGTAAAATGTGCATGGTGTTTTACAAGCTGTTTAAGCAAAGGAAAGTGAGGgaaagaggaaaaacaaacaaaaaattcatATGACCCCCCCATCACGGTGACATCGGTACTACCGGTGTTGTCACACATCGATTAACCGGTGGAAAAATATCATCACCGTCACAACCCTACTGCAAAGtgtatttttgaagaaaaaaaaaagggttatttTTTCTAATTAGTCTGCACAAATACAGCAGTCATGCTTATTGAAAATGCTAATTCCTCTGACAGTAGGTGGCTCTTTCATAAAAGCAGATATATAATATAGTAGTTTGCCCGGTACCAGCAGTACACAAAGCAGCAATGCACCCGACTTTAAAACGTGtaacaattatatttattcaatgaaatcaaagcctttttacatttattcttcaCATTAATCCATATCTCAATTCTTGCCTTTCTGTCCTCAAATTTTAGACCTCTGCAGAATTAAGACTATTTAAGGCCCTAAATTTGATACAAACTAAACTTAAGATTTTTAAGTACCTACGGAAACCCTTTATATATGTATGCATCCATGTgggtgtgtgcgtgcatgtgtgtgtacacGTATTACATATatagcaatcaaaaacaacaaaaagagcaatgatatataagtgctataacaagtctcagttaggttaacacagtacacatagcatgggcttttaaataatataataaataaaaagaaaacagatagaataaaaaaagaatagagcaagctagtgttagaggtctatacacacacacacacacacacacacacttgcataataaatgaaaaaaaatagaatacaaagatTAGaaagaattgatttttttttaagaacagaattagaatagtgagtgttaaagttagagggtcaaataaagatggaagagatgggttttaagtcgattcttgaagatggctaaggactcagctgctcggattgagttgggggggtcattccaccaggagggaacatttaatttaaaaatccgtaaaagtgactttgtgtttctttgggatggcacaatcaagcgatggtCACTTGCAGAATGTAAGTTTCTAAAGGGCacttaagtctgaagtaacaaatttaggtaaatgggtgcagagccagtggtagttttgtaggcaaacatcaatgccttgaattttatgcgagcagctattggtagccagtgcaaattgataaacagaggtgtgacacatattctttttggctcattaaaaattaatcttgctgccgcgttctggattaattgtaaaggtttgatagaactggatggaagacctgccaagagggcattgcaatagtccagcctggacagaacaagagcttgaacaaggagttgtgtagcatgttccgaaagaaagggcttgatcttcttgatgttgaataaagcaaatatgcaggattggacagttttagcaatgtggtctgagaaagtaagctgatcatcaatcataactccaaggtttatAGCTgtttttcaagtttatttgtatagcgctttttacaatacaaatcgttacaaagcaactttacagaaaattatgtttctacaatatttagtagtagcttataagtggtgactgtcagtttgtgcacgttaacaggatttttagaaaaattaatacaagacgtagtcagccagacgatgaataATATgaacattattcatattattaataataattattttatgatccttttttgaaggagttatggttgatgtgcctaacttgatggtgaaattgtgatgaaacaatgggaaTCACAAGctgttctgtcttggcaaggttgagttgaaggtgatggtgcatcatccagcaagaaatgtctgttagacaagttgagatgcgaatagctaccattggatcatcaggatggaatatATATGTGTACGTGTTTACAATTGCAATTactggaaatatttattttcaacttgAAATACATGTGGCAGACAGCTGAAATAAAAGTCAATATACGCCCAATCATCTAGATGTGTCATCTTGTTAAATATGTACACAATATTACAATACAGTTCATATTTACTCACATTGTGTTCAGTCTGAAGCagtttttcagttgtttcttggttttgtttttctttcgtCTCTAAAGCCTCTCTCAGACCATCAATAAACTCCAGTTTCTCTGAGGTTCTGGCAAGCGTATGCTCTTTTTCCATCAGCGAGGACTCCAGACACTCCTGTGTGCTGCTCAGTCTGATtcaacaaatatgttaaaaattatttgtttctgCTATAAACACAGCATAGTGTATAAATGAGATTACCATGGCTACAAAACAGACAAGAATCTGAGTTGGAATGTTGCTGCAATTAGGCCCCAGGacctaattttaaataattacccTTTGAGTTGTTTGTTCAAGCTGGCGATGAGTAGCTGATGCTTTTCTGTGTCTTTTATCTGCTGACTGCGAAGGTTGGCGACCTGTGCCTGCAGGCGCTCAGATTCATTCTAATGGATAGGAAGATGACAGATCATAACTACAATTCAAGCAAAATAGCAAAAATCCATCCACACGGCCCAAGTGCATGTCATGTGATTATAGATAAGTGTGTACTTAACCTAGGGCTGCATTATGATGACAAAAATCAGAATAGCTGATTATTGCCCTTAAATACTGTAAGAATACCATTTAATACACATCAAAAACAAGCTGGAAAGTAGTTTGCTGTAATTTTATGCATACATTAAGGCTGTTTTCACACTCAAATCCTCTTTAAAAGAACCAAACTCAGAACATTTGACATGGTCCAAGAGTTGTACCAAATGAAAAAAGGCCAAGTTCTTTTTACATCCACACTGTTCCTGTCCCTGAAAAATAGAATCAAATCCTCTCTTGGTCAACTTAAAGGGGCTGTATTTAGAGTTAGCGATACCTTTACAGTACCTGCAGCTGTTAAATTAACTTCAGCCAGCAACTTGTTCTTCAGGCTCAAACTTGTGGACGCATTTGTATTCTCTCTTCTCAATaagacaaatacaataaaaatggcaGCGGTGAGAAAGAAGCAGTTCTAAAACATCTTATCAAAGCAATGTGTATATGTTTGCACAAGCTCTGGCATCATGTCAACAAATTACAGTTATGATAATTagattgtaaatatatatatatatatatatatatatatatatatatatatatatatatatatatatatatatatatattagggctatCAAAAATAGCgtgttaacgacgttaattagatgtttgttgttaattacgtaCATTTTTttacgcatgcgcagtgtgacaaattattcaggccaggaaagtctcgtcgatctctgaattctcaagatagtaaaaaacagcggcgagcgccgcgacaaaaacaccgaagaagcttaaggttttaccccagttactctcaaatactctcatgccaagctcgataaacagagacgactttggtagttgatacgctggagcttcttcctgttatagcgtcactataatggtgatacacaaattgtgattttctagtttggtgattctgcttgttaacatcaggtgtcttcaataatggtcaatcataactcaattaacttcttaattatctcattaacttcaactctgcttcagtgttacttttaacactgctttagtgtttatatgagtccacactcaagagtgttaaattaacactggggattttgctgtgtaatttcat encodes:
- the LOC113077685 gene encoding golgin subfamily A member 4-like, which produces MSVNKMQVKLLESESQITQKITVISELHEEVQNLQTALQEKDRLLLNKDKEFSLVKKTLMAQSESCEARLKLEVNEIDTFQGEFKSLQENNNHLINIINEKDYLLMQEKEKCLHLQGSASELENTVSQLTCQIERLTSEITQLQETQTEKEQVMLAARSQVQKLDELYKKLQEDYDLTKQELLKVINEKSLKEEEICKLVLEKEEICRNSSYQIQRIQDQLQHHKWQSSKVVEKKTMEFMALQGKDMSPEHWVQLHSHLQDCQREIQQRDFSLQQINIKLQQAIEEKEGVSSQLSTVSKMLRDTQQTVSELQNHCYWQESQFQNQYSHTQGSVYAEVPPGAPQEPISADLNPSGSDSGDLRMRLAEAEFHLSQLNSRLEEERSRREAAEEAMRLTEQKVKSMESNQLRHSQRDFSVQLERDEEQCEDLVLRPSRHLFIHKMKRGVHLCQRWLKGRSVYCCSKLLPSRGKSRYIFMGYLLMLHLLVFVCLSWSL